A single Plasmodium knowlesi strain H genome assembly, chromosome: 13 DNA region contains:
- a CDS encoding cysteine protease ATG4, putative, which yields MGKKASSPQQGENGIPENSSQRCCSHDRHINPSEVASKEVGENTKNSSNKNNEAHILFKKKRSHRRCKNNATRAIKKDTEEAHPHPSTSKYKLVNYFNNIKYNLSLRRYFKMLVTVSIFNYLPLNLRNLSNTAYMCGKRFNLKDVESFKLFLILCKSKVLFTYRSNFRLKISDRNCFSSGSSSSGSFPSRSSVEMAPPNCNKESMTGSTDSAGAHSNNLSEKAEQATEGEKGKDDQMREKKKTNRRMKRRRKYYKEKVINFTNLPEHFFKKIYLDEMEYFYMNFDSHSMSIRRSHFNRDDYKYTNGNLFDEKNDLFGMASEDENNRGTSFDSTNDSNKTVLYLENYGSNSDVNRTNGGKGSTDSLIFDEEADNHNNSGISTINGTLPVVNQPECKCPCAHNHSLNGSSDEDSKIVARNEAAVRYDKVSKKMNEKKQGKKLKIFHSDRENIPLVQTQDSKNKCGNFTNRRRTKHTKGDDTISIYMSDTGWGCMIRVVQMVLANILIKYKVSKKYAFFHNMSDYAFYRNCLKKMSNEQHVRGGKGPISSEGEGNINTCNVSYHVEKIAGRNCYNEQMKEADYFITDGKSDAPYFYDNNSTMSTCSNFPPTKKFQICECKKVEIVNDTEVKSVGLCTSLCASEWMSNASPRREQNIYRYFKNYEMFLSSGGEKAPRMNIDNADKVEADSSQPPHMSAVRHMNVNNSLAYSVLLQFRDMEIAKYSIQNIIYETMKYKNVSQKNMEHFVYEWLGPTSSAVVISNLINRKKVRFVRKRKNKISINRAGRLTRGDHVCGKSETILEREIDSADQVINKKEYFFVKRKKRHAFFSVAFDTGVIYNNQVLKFFQIKEKILVIIWVCLKLGTDSFNIVKYKQSVLSCFGLKQFQGISSGNAHTSAHYFYAANENGLFYLDPHIKCQKAFTDLNENYDTEFFTQKIKFLPWEYLNSSLSMIFVVECKDDYFNLTKNLKLIDPSIFEVYDEEPQYTFRSELNYDTDDSGLVLL from the exons atgggaaaaaaagcaagTTCGCCGCAACAAGGTGAAAATGGCATTCCCGAAAATTCGTCCCAAAGGTGCTGCAGTCACGATAGACATATAAATCCCAGCGAAGTGGCATCAAAAGAAGTAGGTGAAAACACCAAGAACAGTAGCAATAAGAACAACGAAGCACATATCctttttaagaagaaaagaagtcaTAGAAGATGCAAAAATAACGCAACTAGGGCGATAAAGAAGGATACGGAAGAGGCCCATCCACACCCGAGCACATCGAAATATAAACTAGTAAATTACTTTAACAACATCAAGTACAATTTGTCCCTTAGGAGATATTTTAAGATGCTTGTCAcggtttccatttttaactaCCTACCTCTGAATTTGCGCAACTTGTCAAACACGGCCTACATGTGCGGTAAACGTTTTAACCTTAAAGATGTGGAATCGTTTAagctttttttaattttgtgcaAATCGAAGGTGCTCTTCACGTACAGATCGAATTTCCGCTTAAAGATTAGCGATAGAAATTGCTTCTCCAGTGGGAGCTCCTCCAGTGGAAGTTTCCCCAGCCGCAGTAGTGTCGAGATGGCCCCCCCGAACTGTAACAAAGAATCAATGACCGGTAGCACAGACAGCGCAGGGGCACATTCCAACAATCTTAGCGAAAAGGCAGAGCAAGCGACGGAaggcgaaaaaggaaaagacgaccaaatgagggagaaaaaaaagaccaacaggaggatgaagaggaggagaaagtACTACAAAGAAAAAGTCATAAATTTCACAAACCTCCctgaacattttttcaaaaaaatatacttggACGAAATGGAATATTTCTACATGAATTTTGACAGTCATTCCATGTCAATTCGTAGATCCCATTTCAACAGAGACGATTACAAATACACGAATGGTAATCTATTTGATGAGAAAAACGATTTATTCGGAATGGCTTCGGAGGACGAAAATAATAGGGGCACCTCTTTCGATAGTACAAACGATAGCAACAAAACTGTTCTGTACTTAGAAAACTATGGAAGTAATTCCGATGTTAATAGAACaaatggggggaaaggaagtacAGATTCCCTCATCTTTGATGAAGAAGCGGATAACCATAACAACAGCGGAATATCCACCATAAATGGCACCCTCCCTGTAGTTAATCAGCCGGAGTGTAAATGCCCCTGTGCACACAATCATTCGTTAAATGGCTCATCGGATGAGGACTCCAAAATTGTAGCAAGGAACGAAGCAGCCGTGAGGTATGATAAGGTTAGCAAGAAAATGAACGAAAAGAAACAAggcaaaaaattgaaaattttccattcgGACAGGGAGAACATTCCCCTTGTGCAAACCCAAgatagtaaaaataaatgtgggaATTTTACAAATAGGAGGAGAACCAAACATACAAAGGGAGACGACACAATATCGATATACATGAGCGATACCGGGTGGGGATGTATGATACGGGTTGTCCAAATGGTGCTAGCGAACATACTCATCAAGTACAAAGTCTCCAAAAAATATGCCTTCTTTCACAATATGAGTGATTACGCATTTTATAGAAATTgtctaaaaaaaatgtcaaatGAGCAACACGTGAGGGGTGGGAAGGGACCCATTAGTAGCGAAGGTGAGGGAAATATAAATACCTGCAACGTAAGTTACCATGTTGAGAAGATAGCTGGACGAAATTGCTACAATGAACAGATGAAAGAGGCCGATTATTTTATAACGGATGGAAAATCAGACGCACCATACTTTTATGATAACAACTCCACGATGAGCACTTGTAGTAATTTCCCCCCTACAAAGAAGTTCCAAATTTGTGAATGCAAAAAAGTAGAGATTGTTAATGACACAGAGGTAAAATCCGTAGGGTTATGCACCTCCTTATGCGCCTCCGAATGGATGAGTAATGCCTCCCCAAGAAGAGAACAAAACATATATCGCTATTTTAAGAATTACGAAATGTTCCTAAGCAGTGGGGGAGAAAAGGCACCTCGCATGAACATTGACAATGCGGACAAAGTTGAAGCCGACTCATCGCAACCCCCACACATGAGTGCCGTTCGACACATGAACGTGAACAACTCGCTCGCATACTCTGTACTGTTACAGTTCAGAGACATGGAAATCGCCAAGTACTCCATTCAGAACATCATTTACGAAACCATGAAGTATAAAAATGTTAGCCAAAAAAACATGGAGCATTTTGTGTATGAGTGGCTTGGACCCACCAGCAGCGCAGTTGTCATATCCAACCTCATTaacagaaagaaggttcgttttgtgagaaaaagaaaaaataaaatttcgaTAAATCGTGCAGGCCGCTTAACAAGAGGTGATCACGTCTGTGGAAAAAGTGAGACCATTCTGGAGAGAGAGATTGACTCTGCCGATCAAGTCATCAACAAGAAGGAATACTTTTTTgtaaagcgaaaaaaaaggcatgctTTTTTCTCAGTCGCCTTTGACACGGGCGTAATTTACAATAATCAagtgttaaaattttttcaaattaaggagaaaatactAGTCATTATATGGGTTTGTCTAAAACTAGGGACTGATTCTTTTAACATAGTGAAATATAAACAGTCTGTACTCTCCTGTTTCGGCCTAAAGCAGTTTCAAGGTATAAGTAGTGGCAATGCACATACCAGTGCTCACTACTTTTATGCTGCAAATGAGAACGGCCTGTTTTATCTTGACCCTCATATAAAATGCCAAAAGGCCTTCACAGACTTAAATGAAAATTACGATACAGAATTTTTCACACAGAAGATAAAGTTTCTCCCCTGGGAGTATTTGAATTCGTCCTTGTCGATGATATTCGTTGTGGAA TGTAAGGACGACTATTtcaatttaacaaaaaatttgaaacTTATTGATCCAAGCATATTTGAAGTTTACGATGAGGAGCCACAGTACACCTTCAGGAGTG AATTAAATTACGATACGGACGATTCGGGACTGGTTCTTTTGTGA